From Camelus ferus isolate YT-003-E chromosome 18, BCGSAC_Cfer_1.0, whole genome shotgun sequence, one genomic window encodes:
- the SOCS1 gene encoding suppressor of cytokine signaling 1 — protein sequence MVAHNQVAADNAISTAAEPRRRPEPSSSSSSSSSSPAAPARPRPCPAAPTPAPAPGDTHFRTFRSHADYRRITRASALLDACGFYWGPLSVHGAHERLRAEPVGTFLVRDSRQRNCFFALSVKMASGPTSIRVHFQAGRFHLDGSRESFDCLFELLEHYVAAPRRMLGAPLRQRRVRPLQELCRQRIVATVGRENLARIPLNPVLRDYLSSFPFQI from the coding sequence ATGGTAGCACACAACCAGGTGGCAGCCGACAATGCAATCTCCACGGCAGCAGAGCCCCGACGGCGGCCagaaccttcctcctcctcctcctcctcctcctcttcgccTGCGGCCCCGGCTCGCCCGCGGCCCTGTCCGGCGGCCCCGActccggccccggccccgggtGACACGCACTTCCGCACGTTCCGCTCGCACGCGGATTATCGGCGCATCACTCGGGCCAGCGCGCTTCTCGACGCCTGTGGCTTCTACTGGGGGCCCCTGAGCGTGCACGGGGCGCACGAGCGGCTGCGCGCCGAGCCCGTGGGCACCTTCCTAGTGCGGGACAGCCGCCAGCGGAACTGCTTCTTCGCCCTCAGCGTGAAGATGGCCTCAGGCCCCACGAGCATCCGCGTGCACTTCCAGGCCGGCCGCTTCCACCTGGACGGCAGCCGCGAGAGCTTCGATTGCCTCTTCGAGCTGCTGGAGCACTACGTGGCGGCGCCGCGCCGCATGCTGGGGGCCCCGCTGCGCCAACGCCGCGTGAGGCCGCTGCAGGAGCTGTGCCGCCAGCGCATCGTGGCCACCGTGGGCCGCGAGAACCTGGCGCGCATTCCTCTCAACCCCGTCCTCCGTGACTACTTGAGCTCCTTCCCCTTCCAGATCTGA